The following proteins are co-located in the Anoplopoma fimbria isolate UVic2021 breed Golden Eagle Sablefish chromosome 18, Afim_UVic_2022, whole genome shotgun sequence genome:
- the mrps10 gene encoding probable 28S ribosomal protein S10, mitochondrial, translated as MAAPMAFRRELFSLTRILRGISHSGPRALAACSGHRKCNIIRSHLPLASSTFFHTAAVFSSTPSSIAVTEEPDTLFQKVSLLVKGHDRAVLDSYELFATMAAKELGITINKVHELPKGMERFTLLKSVHIFKNHRVQYEMRTHYRCIELSRITGCTAQVYLEYIQRNLPEGVAMEVTKTTMEKVPDHILEPMWEDHPIDDKPSQ; from the exons ATGGCCGCCCCCATGGCTTTCAGACGAGAGTTATTTTCTCTAACAAGGATACTTAGAGGAATCTCACACTCG GGACCGAGAGCTTTGGCTGCCTGTTCAGGTCACAGGAAATGTAATATAATCAG GTCCCATCTCCCATTGGCATCCAGCACTTTCTtccacacagcagcagtgttttcatCAACACCTTCATCA ATCGCTGTCACAGAAGAGCCCGACACTCTGTTTCAGAAGGTCTCACTgttggtcaaaggtcatgaCAGAGCCGTGTTGGACAGCTATGAGTTGTTTGCCACCATGGCAGCTAAAGAGCTGGGCATCACCATCAACAAAGT TCATGAACTTCCCAAGGGCATGGAGAGGTTTACACTCTTGAAGTCGGTTCACATCTTCAAAAATCACAGGGTCCAGTATGAGATGAGGACACACTACCGCTGCATTGAG CTGTCTCGTATAACAGGCTGCACAGCACAGGTTTACCTTGAATACATCCAGAGGAACCTCCCTGAGGGTGTAGCCATGGAGGTGACAAAG ACCACGATGGAGAAGGTTCCAGATCACATCCTTGAACCCATGTGGGAGGACCACCCCATTGATGACAAGCCCAGCCAGTGA